A stretch of DNA from Oryza brachyantha chromosome 4, ObraRS2, whole genome shotgun sequence:
TCGTGCGTGCGCTTCATGTTCATGGCGGAGACGTCGTCGCACCGGATCTTCACGAGCTCTGCGTTGCGCCACCGCTCGTGTATCCCGTTCACGATCCCCTCCGTCACACCCGCCTTCCCGACCTTGATCCTCTTCCGCAGCCGGATGCCGACCCCCTGCAGCCGCCGCATCTCATCCCGCGGCAGCGCCAGCtccgcggcggacggcggcgccggggccgcgccgccgcgcctcctcccgcggcGGGACGCGGCCCCCGCCTCCCCATCGCCCGTGGCCCAGCTCGGGTCAAGGGTGGAGCCGACACGgtggcgcgggagctgggccggggTGGGCACGAATATCTCGCCGGGGGACGGGCCAGCCGCGCCCGGCCCCGGACCGGGGACCTCCGGGCTGTCGGTCTCGAGGTAGCCGAGGCTGCGGAGCTTGTCGGAGATGCGGCGGAGCGCCGACTTGGCGAGGAGCTCCGGGGaaggggaggcggaggcgtggATGGGAGGGAGGCGGGCCCGGGTACTTCTCGAGGCAGGGGAGGGGAAGGCGAcgaggagaggggaagggtgggggaggaagaggaggagcatttgggtgagagagagagagagagagagggagggagtggCGCGAGAGCCGCGTCGAGGGAGAAGAGGGGTTTAACTAGCGGAGGTGTTGGGCGTTTAGTAGAGGATAAGGTGCGTTGGACGGGAGGTAGACGAAGGAGAATGAAAGGGTCATGCGTGTGTGGGGCGCTTTGAGATTAGTGCTGTCGATTGATGCCGCAACGTGTACGGTGTGCCGTGGGGGATAAAAACGGTCTGAGATAATCAcgctcatcttttttttatatatacttatacttataagttaaattttaagttcttaattttaaatttagagctaaaTATCAACAACATAAAAGATCAACCGATTAGAAATCGTTTCGTATAACGGTATATAAGTGATTAATGGTGCCcctattttaacttttaaagaaaaaagcgAAAATATGATGCTAGAAaatcaaactttatatacaatAGAATATAAAAACAGTCTAACATGACTATTTGTACTATTTTTATGGTCCGGGAATTTCCGTCCCTGTTTTCATCGGTTTCATGTGATACTTGTCATTTATCCGTGGTGACTTTGCCAAAGTTTTGTGCTAGAACGTCCATAGATGGTTCACTTTCTTATCATTATTTTGGCACTAAGGGCATGTTTAGTTTGTTACCAAAATCAAACCATTCCAAATATTACGGTGCACAAAACTTTGGTAGGTAACAAACTAAACTAATAAACCTTACCATCACAACCTCATCAATATTTTGGTAATTCTAGGAACTTCTATTCACATAGTTTACATATTCTGaccttgtcaaaattttgacaatgtcaaattttgtttttgccaaTAGATGATAAGATTTATTTGGGCAACAAAGTGAACTTGCCGCCATAAACATACAATTGCCAATGCAATCTTACGAAATTAGCAACTCACAAAAAttccaataaaaaaatgataaggaCTCCAATCAAACATCATCACTTATCTACATTGACTTGCCAAAGTTTTGTGTCACAATGTTTTAAGGGATGGTTCACTACTTCACTTCGTTACCATTTCAAATGCTGGCAACCCACATGTTtccaccaaaatttgatatgcACTCCGACCAGACACAACCTAGCCTTacttcaaattttcaaaatttgttatTACCAAAGTTCagtaggttttttttttggcaatgaaGTGAACAAGTCTTTAATCTACTACTACCtctattagaaaatataaacatttataggattctaattttataccacaatataaatatttatgcattGACTTTGATGAGTCCAATCATTTCAATGATTGCTAAACCAATCATATGCTaccaaattaaatataatccattcaaataaaaaaggagaatCTTTTGatttaacttttgtttttgctaaataacctataaatgtttatattttagaacatctaGAGAGTGTGTCTCGTGCTTTTgggaaagaaaaactaaaaaaaatcttttaatttaacctatattttggaacagaaggAGTGTGTGTTTCGTGCAGTGCCAAAAAAGAACTAATGACGGAAGATTGGTAACAAATGACAATAAGGGTTACAGCTGCATCACAgacttgaaaaattttcagatcGTGCCAGGCGGAAAACAGTGGTAAGCAACGATCTTCAAACAAATCCTAGGATCCTTGGGTGCTAATCAGGTTACTGTAACTACTAGCCTATATGCCATCCTATATGCCATTTCACAGAAATCTACCAGACTTAGCACTATAAGTCTACAGAGGCGAGAAGAAGACGTGATCAAATACTTCACCATTCAACTTTGAAGAAACTGAACTACTAGGAAACTCCATCCGTTAGCATCTGACAGCACTTCAATTGCAACCTTCACCAGATGATCAacaacatcatcatcaccTTTATACAGTTTAGTCGAGTTTCCAGTGTGAAGGGTCCAATGCTATGAGACTGCAGTTAACCTTTATCTACTCACCTAGCTCTTCAGTCTATCAGTAAAAATAGTTCATGCTTCATCATGCATATAACAGACACTCAGGAATGACAGAAGGGCTAGATTCTAACAAAGTAGTACTGATGATGTGGCTTCATGAGAATTCTTTGTTTGCAGTCATGCAATAGATGTTCTACTACGTATCTGTATGGATACTGTTATCATGCCTCCTCTGATCGTTCTCTTAAAGTGAAGTTTTCTTCCtgttaaaatttcttttatgaaCTCCACAAGGTGTTGAAGACCAATATCTACAAGCTGCCACTTGATCTCCATTGATTGCAAGTTCTTGCACAGCGAAGATAGCGAGTCAAGACACATTGAAGGTTTCGCCTTCGACTTGGTGTTACCTCGCTTCCTCTTCGGCGTATCTATGAACTGCACCAATGTCACAGTGTAAACACCAAGGCGTCAGGAGCTCAAATGCATCATGTTTAATTAACTCTAACAAGCAGATGATACAAGCGGATGCTTCATACCTTGCAATGCTGCAATCTAAGATGCTCCAAGTTTGGGGCGTTCAGGAGGATGCTCCTCAACGCGTGGCATCTGACTCCAACATCGCAGTCGCTAAGAAGTAAGGTTCTCAAGTTTTGGAGCATTGGGAATTCTTGGGATTTCTTGTCTAGCAatgcctgaaaaaaaaaaggaaccaGTGAATTAACCATTGCAATTGATATACAGATTACTGAACTTGTGACACTCAGAACAAATGATCTACAAATTGCAGTGGATGCTGGCAATCTGGCATAGCAATTTAGAAAACGATGTGTCTCAGAATATGAACTATTGAATATTTGAGTCACCGATGAATACTTACAATTGTCGTGAACCCTGACAAATCAAGGTTTCTGACATTGGGGAAGCGGTCGAGCATGCTGCGGGTGGATGTCAAGAAATCAACCTTGTGTTTGTTCATGCGCCGATTCAGATGGTTGGGCTCTTGCTCCATGTCGAGGATACTGATCGACGCGCTGACGAGCGATTCGAGCACCTCGCGCCCCTCCGGAGCGATGCGCACCGCGGCCGCATGCGTGCGGGTGAACGGGAGGAAGAGGCGCAGGCAGGTGACGCGCGGAGACGTGACGATCAGCGTGTAGTGTCTCGAGGTGTAGCGGCGgggaacgacggcgaggctcTTGAGCGTGGGGAGGGCGATGGTGGAGGTGGATGGCCCGAACCCGTACGTGCAGTTCTCCATGTGCAGATCCTCGAGGACCGGGAGCAGTTCGGTGAGTCGCTTCCCGTCGCGGGAGATGAAACCCAGGTGCAGCCCGAAGAGGTGTAGCCGCTTGAGGTGGCTGGTGCCGGCGCCGAAGCCCAAGTCGAGGACGGGCGGCCAGTCGTTCGTGCCGCCGTAGCTGTTGTGGATGTCGACCGACGCAGGGCGGCGCTTGAGCGCGCGGCGGACCCACCTGCCGAAGCTGATGTGCCTCCCCTCGTAGAGCAGGTGCAGCCGGAACGCGTCCAGCGGCggctgcgccgccaccgcggctGTAGCCCCCGGGATGGTCGGCGATAGTACGGTGTCGGCGAAGTCCTCGAAGCCGTCGCAGTCCGCCTCCGTCGGCAGCcccccctcgccgcccgcACCGCGGAACTCCCGCTGGTCGATGTCGACGCACGGCACGGAGCGCCACACgtaccgccaccgccgcgacaGGACGCTCGTCTGCACGGCCCTTCGCGACCCGACCAGCGCGAGGATGTCCTGCAGGAGGCAGTCCGGCAGCTCGCTCAGCcggtcgtcggcgtcggcgcgggcgcgcttGCGCGGGGGCTCGTCGTCGGATGCCGCCGCATCAGCCGCAGCCGCCATTTGTGTGGGTCCCTCGAGATCGCGTCTGGAATTCGTTCGTCGCCTTCCCCAGGGAGAAATTTTCACGATTTAACATCCAACTGACATCACTTTCCAGATTTATCACTCGATTCACGCCGCTTTTTGAGTTTGCCACTACGAccgtgaatttgttgattccGTGCCAATTCCATCATCCGGCATCTATCCATCACTCCAGGTTGACGTCCCTGATGTCCGGACTATcgttaaatatataatgtcCATTAATAAAGAAATGTGTTGAAAATGCAgttaaagataaaatagaaagaatttttggatgataaatgattaatgtgattagaaacataaaaaatagtgacAAAAATGTGCATAttctcatataaaatttaaatataagaaaaattttacattttaagATGGATAAAGTAGGTAGATGGAGTATTATATGCTTACATCTTAAAAGAACATAGAGCTATGGAAGAGAGCGCATTAGGGATCAGGTAGTCGCGGCGGATGTATGGTCGTATGACGATCGTCATGTCTTGTCATACTTAGTCCTCCATCACTAGGCCCTATCAAATATGGACAATGGAAGGTGGCCAGCTACCTGAGCTCGAGCAAGCAAGGACAAGATGCACGCAGTATGTGAGCTTGAGCCTTAGGGCATTCACAGTGCACGTACGTGGCAAGGAGCGCAAGGAGCCTCAGCTCGCCACGTAGGTGCACTGCTTAGCTGGAGGAGAGAGGCTATGGGGACCTGTGGCTCAAGCAAGCACCGCGCGTCCTCTGCAA
This window harbors:
- the LOC107304092 gene encoding MEIOTIC F-BOX protein MOF-like, which translates into the protein MENCTYGFGPSTSTIALPTLKSLAVVPRRYTSRHYTLIVTSPRVTCLRLFLPFTRTHAAAVRIAPEGREVLESLVSASISILDMEQEPNHLNRRMNKHKVDFLTSTRSMLDRFPNVRNLDLSGFTTIALLDKKSQEFPMLQNLRTLLLSDCDVGVRCHALRSILLNAPNLEHLRLQHCKFIDTPKRKRGNTKSKAKPSMCLDSLSSLCKNLQSMEIKWQLVDIGLQHLVEFIKEILTGRKLHFKRTIRGGMITVSIQIRSRTSIA